The uncultured Mailhella sp. genome segment GTCTGCGACTGCGGCTTGCCCACGCAGGTGGAGAAATCCAGATACACGTTGGCGTTGCGCTGCGTCACGGCCACGGCTTCGAGCATCCACGGATATCCGCCATGGCTGATGAGTATGCGCAGGTCGGGAAAGTCGCGGGCCACGTTGTCGATGTACACGGGATGCATGGGATCCATGGACACGCCGGGCATGTACGGAGACAGCCCAGCTGTGATGATGACGGGAACGTTCAGCTCGCAGCACACCGTGTAGAGAGGATAGTAAAGGGCGTCGTCGGAACGCAGATGCGCCATGCAGGGCTCAATGGACGCCCCGCGCATGCCGTCCTTTTCCACGGCGCGGCGGAACTCGCGCACGGCGTCCATCTTCTTGTGCGGATCGAATCCGTAAAAGCCGATGAACAGGTCAGGATAAGCCTTCATGCACTCCAGCACCAGATCGTTGGACGGCGGGTAGTTGTACGTGCTCTCGCAGTCGCGACCGGTGTACACGGCCTTTTCCACGCCAAGGCTCCGCAGTTCCTCCACGCAGGCCTCAAGGCTCTTGTCCGGCGTGGAGGCAAAGGGAGTACGCTTGATGTAGTCTCTGTACACGGGATGCTTGATGAAACTGTCCAGAGACTCCCTAGTCGATGGTCTGTAACGAAAATCTATGATGGACATGACGTTGCCTCACTTTTTCCTCCTCACCTATCAAGAATCATGCCAACATGATTTTCTTTAGAAAAAACAGCTCGTTGTAAAATCACAGCACGACTGCCTCCACGCGGAACTCTCATGTCTCAAAGAACCGGGCGACAAAGAGACTCGCCGACTATTCAAGATAACTATTTGATATTTATTTCTTTAAAAAGCTGTTTTCTCTTCCTTTCACTAGCGCTGTCGCTCCCGCTCGCAAACTTGCACGATTGCAAATCGTACGCCGGAGAACCAAAGTCCGATCGTCTTCCCCTGCCGCACAACGGAAAACGGCCTCTTTTGCGCAAATGAAAACAGGGCTTTTATCGGCGCGCCTCTTTTCCTGCCTCCCCGGAAGGCCGACTGGCAGAATCCACGTGCGCCCACTCTCGCACTTGTCGCAACCCTCAAAAATCACACGCCGAGTCTGAAAAAAACGCACGGCTTCGTTCACCGTTCATTTCTGCAAACCACCGTCGGGCTTCTGCCTTCCTTCCAAAAACGGAACGCCGTCTCCCGGCCTCGACTCACCGCATCATCCGAAAAATTTCCCGACATCCGGTTTTATTTTTGCAAATGCGCAAGCCAGGACGCCCTTCGCGCCCGTCTCAACCTTTCGTTTTGCGAGCTTTTTCATTTGCACTTTGGAAAGTACGAAGAAAATCACGCGGCGCATACTGAGAAAAGATCATCTATCCATTGAAAAGCAATGCATATTTTTTATTTGGCATGATATTTGCTTGAGAATTCACAAATACCATGTTCAACCTCTTCAGGGTCGCGGATATGAATGCAGTCCTCAAAGAAAAGCTCGCCGTCTCCGGCAACGGGGAATACGCCGCACTGCTCCTGGTCACCGTGCTGACGTTCATGGGATTCTATTGCCCGCAGCCTCTTCTGGCCACCGTGGCAACGGAAGCTCATGTGTCCCAGCCGGTCGCCAGTCTCATGATGACGGTGACCATTCTCCCCTTTGCCGTTGCTCCCTTCCTTTATGGAAAGCTGCTTCACTTCCTCACCCTGACCCGCCTGCTGATGCTGGCCCTCATCGGAGCCGGCGCATCGCTCTGCCTTGCCGGAATCTCCGGCAGCTTTGCCCCTGCGCTGTTCTTCCGCACCATTCAGGGCATTCTGCTGCCCGCCATTCTTCTCTGCCTGACCAC includes the following:
- a CDS encoding amidohydrolase family protein, encoding MSIIDFRYRPSTRESLDSFIKHPVYRDYIKRTPFASTPDKSLEACVEELRSLGVEKAVYTGRDCESTYNYPPSNDLVLECMKAYPDLFIGFYGFDPHKKMDAVREFRRAVEKDGMRGASIEPCMAHLRSDDALYYPLYTVCCELNVPVIITAGLSPYMPGVSMDPMHPVYIDNVARDFPDLRILISHGGYPWMLEAVAVTQRNANVYLDFSTCVGKPQSQTLIDAAASVISRKVLFASANPFVNVTRAVEAFRALPFSPEVMERISVANGREFLGL